The Lewinellaceae bacterium genome has a segment encoding these proteins:
- the greA gene encoding transcription elongation factor GreA, giving the protein MSAINYLTQEGYNNLVAELDELKNVGRAEAARAIGEAREKGDLSENAEYDAAKDAQGMLELKINELEKVLANARILDESTLDTSKVTVLANVTIKNIKTGTEVTYKLVSETEADLKLKKISVTSPMGSGLLGKEVGDIAVVETPRGNLEFEIMNISI; this is encoded by the coding sequence ATGTCAGCAATTAATTATTTAACCCAGGAAGGTTACAACAACCTCGTGGCAGAATTGGATGAACTAAAGAATGTGGGTAGAGCTGAAGCGGCCAGAGCCATTGGAGAAGCTCGTGAGAAAGGAGATCTTTCCGAAAATGCCGAGTATGACGCGGCCAAAGATGCCCAGGGCATGCTCGAACTGAAAATTAATGAGTTGGAAAAAGTACTCGCTAATGCCCGGATACTGGATGAAAGCACATTGGATACCTCAAAGGTTACCGTACTGGCTAATGTCACCATTAAAAACATTAAAACAGGCACTGAGGTTACCTATAAACTCGTATCAGAGACTGAAGCAGACTTGAAACTCAAAAAGATCTCAGTAACCTCGCCTATGGGCTCAGGTCTGTTGGGAAAAGAAGTGGGCGATATTGCGGTCGTGGAGACCCCGAGAGGCAATCTTGAATTTGAAATCATGAACATTTCAATTTAA